One window of Sardina pilchardus chromosome 2, fSarPil1.1, whole genome shotgun sequence genomic DNA carries:
- the dusp28 gene encoding dual specificity phosphatase 28 isoform X1 produces the protein MLQLCKVTDSLLISNARSACSPELIQQEAVTLCINVSKQQPFPTGRANTLRIPVYDDPNEDLYQHFDHCADAIAKEAKRGGHSVVYCKNGRSRSATICVAYLMKHQGLSLTEAFQTVKNARSVVEPNPGFWTQLEKYEQELKTRPLQIHKPKHFLQLSAERMLPWRRHSSQHKFSGT, from the exons atgcTGCAGCTGTGTAAGGTCACAGACTCCCTGCTCATCAGCAACGCACGATCAGCATGCAGTCCTGAGCTAATCCAGCAGGAGGCAGTCACCCTCTGCATCAACGTCTCTAAGCAGCAGCCCTTCCCCACTGGCCGTGCCAACACGCTCCGGATCCCTGTTTATGATGACCCCAATGAGGACCTCTACCAGCACTTTGATCACTGTGCGGATGCCATAGCCAAGGAAGCCAAACGGGGCGGACACAGCGTTGTGTACTGTAAGAATGGCCGCAGCCGCTCTGCAACCATCTGTGTGGCATACCTAATGAAGCATCAGGGCCTGTCCTTAACAGAGGCCTTTCAG ACTGTGAAAAATGCCCGTTCAGTGGTGGAGCCAAACCCAGGTTTCTGGACTCAGCTGGAGAAATACGAGCAGGAACTGAAAACCAG ACCATTGCAAATACATAAACCCAAGCACTTCCTCCAACTGTCTGCTGAGCGAATGCTTCCATGGAGGAGACACTCATCACAGCATAAATTCAGTGGAACCTAG
- the dusp28 gene encoding dual specificity phosphatase 28 isoform X2: MLQLCKVTDSLLISNARSACSPELIQQEAVTLCINVSKQQPFPTGRANTLRIPVYDDPNEDLYQHFDHCADAIAKEAKRGGHSVVYCKNGRSRSATICVAYLMKHQGLSLTEAFQTVKNARSVVEPNPGFWTQLEKYEQELKTRSEDSNPHHPPSILIQSESLHPDLV, from the exons atgcTGCAGCTGTGTAAGGTCACAGACTCCCTGCTCATCAGCAACGCACGATCAGCATGCAGTCCTGAGCTAATCCAGCAGGAGGCAGTCACCCTCTGCATCAACGTCTCTAAGCAGCAGCCCTTCCCCACTGGCCGTGCCAACACGCTCCGGATCCCTGTTTATGATGACCCCAATGAGGACCTCTACCAGCACTTTGATCACTGTGCGGATGCCATAGCCAAGGAAGCCAAACGGGGCGGACACAGCGTTGTGTACTGTAAGAATGGCCGCAGCCGCTCTGCAACCATCTGTGTGGCATACCTAATGAAGCATCAGGGCCTGTCCTTAACAGAGGCCTTTCAG ACTGTGAAAAATGCCCGTTCAGTGGTGGAGCCAAACCCAGGTTTCTGGACTCAGCTGGAGAAATACGAGCAGGAACTGAAAACCAGGTCAGAGGACAGCAACCCCCATCATCCACCCTCCATCCTGATTCAGTCTGAATCCCTCCATCCTGATTTAGTCTGA
- the LOC134068877 gene encoding vitamin K-dependent protein C-like: MWRPSLSLCLLVLWSVRVYSRSVFYSGPEAHSLLRSKRANSMFEELRPASKERECVEEACDFEEAREIFLTREATLEFWIVYKDGNQCEPNPCIEGTCMDKFQSFECLCHPGYEGRYCNQPSTASNCSLQNGDCDHECNLRSGGLVRTCSCLPGFSLHENSRTCSPINNHACGRILIHKSAFNTEPMEGMMPWVTGGEAGMRGESPWQALLISSSGIFHCGGVLIDKNWVLTAAHCLEDHSRFNVRLGDYQLFKREGTEVTVPVTEIISHPSYNRQTVDNDIGLLRLATPVRYSNYILPACLPSRGLAEGLLHRNGTETIVTGWGKTNETDEGYSKTLNFIKVPLVDHTLCQQKMINTVTKNVLCAGVLGEIQDACEGDSGGPMMVEYRKTWFLIGLVSWGEGGCGHKDKLGIYTKVSNYLEWIDSVREKYK; this comes from the exons ATGTGGCGACCCTCGCTCAGCTTGTGTCTTCTGGTGCTGTGGTCTGTGAGGGTCTATAGCAGATCAG TCTTCTACAGTGGACCAGAGGCACATTCACTTCTGCGCTCCAAACGGGCTAATAGTATGTTCGAAGAGCTCAGACCAGCATCGAAAGAACGTGAATGTGTCGAAGAGGCGTGTGACTTTGAGGAGGCCAGAGAGATCTTCCTGACCCGAGAGGCAACG CTGGAGTTTTGGATTGTGTATAAAG ATGGCAACCAGTGTGAGCCCAATCCATGCATCGAAGGAACATGCATGGACAAGTTCCAGTCATTTGAATGCCTCTGTCATCCTGGCTATGAGGGGAGATACTGTAACCAGC CCAGCACAGCCTCTAACTGCTCACTGCAAAACGGCGATTGTGACCATGAGTGTAATTTGAGGTCCGGTGGCTTGGTCCGCACTTGTAGCTGTCTTCCAGGATTCAGCCTTCATGAAAATTCAAGAACCTGTAGTCCTATCA ATAACCATGCCTGTGGAAGGATTTTGATCCACAAGTCCGCATTCAATACAGAACCTATGGAAGGAATGATGCCATGGGTAACCGGGGGAGAAGCAGGCATGAGGGGAGAGAGTCCCTGGCAG GCTCTTTTAATCAGTTCCTCTGGGATATTTCACTGTGGGGGAGTTCTAATAGACAAGAACTGGGTCCTCACTGCCGCTCACTGTCTGGAAGACCATAGTCGCTTCAATGTCAGATTAG GTGACTATCAGCTTTTCAAGAGGGAGGGTACAGAGGTCACTGTGCCGGTGACAGAGATTATTTCACATCCGAGTTACAACCGCCAAACAGTGGACAATGACATTGGACTACTGCGTCTGGCAACACCAGTGAGATACTCCAACTACATCCTACCAGCCTGCTTGCCGAGTCGAGGGCTAGCCGAAGGGTTGCTACACCGCAATGGTACTGAAACCATCGTGACAGGCTGGGGAAAGACCAATGAGACGGACGAGGGTTACAGCAAGACCCTGAACTTCATCAAAGTCCCACTGGTGGATCACACCTTATGCCAGCAAAAGATGATAAACACTGTGACCAAAAATGTGCTGTGTGCCGGTGTGTTGGGTGAAATACAGGACGCCTGTGAGGGGGACAGCGGTGGGCCAATGATGGTGGAGTATCGCAAGACCTGGTTTCTGATTGGTTTGGTGTCTTGGGGGGAAGGAGGCTGTGGTCACAAAGACAAACTGGGCATCTACACTAAAGTATCTAACTACCTAGAGTGGATAGATAGCGTTCGTGAAAAGTATAAGTAG
- the LOC134068974 gene encoding dual specificity phosphatase 28-like has protein sequence MLQLCKVTDSLFISNARSACSPELIQQEAVTLCINVSKQQPFPTVRVNTLRIPVYDDPNEDLYQHFDHCADAIAKEAKRGGHSVVYCKNGRSRSATICVAYLMKHQGLSLTEAFQTVKNARSVVEPNPGFWTQLEKYEQELKTRPVQIHKPKHFLQLSAERMLPWRRHSSQHKFSGT, from the exons atgctgcagCTGTGTAAGGTCACAGACTCCCTGTTCATCAGCAACGCACGATCAGCATGCAGTCCTGAGCTAATCCAGCAGGAGGCAGTCACCCTCTGCATCAACGTCTCTAAGCAGCAGCCCTTCCCCACTGTTCGCGTCAACACGCTCCGGATCCCTGTTTATGATGACCCCAATGAGGACCTCTACCAGCACTTTGATCACTGTGCGGATGCCATAGCCAAGGAAGCCAAACGGGGCGGACACAGCGTTGTGTACTGTAAGAATGGCCGCAGCCGCTCTGCAACCATCTGTGTGGCATACCTAATGAAGCATCAGGGCCTGTCCTTAACAGAGGCCTTTCAG ACTGTGAAAAATGCCCGTTCAGTGGTGGAGCCAAACCCAGGTTTCTGGACCCAGCTGGAGAAATATGAGCAGGAACTGAAAACCAG ACCAGTGCAAATACATAAACCCAAGCACTTCCTCCAACTGTCTGCTGAGCGAATGCTTCCATGGAGGAGACACTCATCACAGCATAAATTCAGTGGAACATAG
- the LOC134068889 gene encoding vitamin K-dependent protein C-like, with protein MWRPSLSLCLLVLWSVRVYSRSVFYSGPEAHSLLRSKRANSMFEELRPPSKERECIEEICDFEEAREIFQTREATLEFWTVYTDGDQCEPNPCIEGTCMDKFQSFECLCHPGYEGRYCNQPSTASNCSLQNGDCDHECNLRSDGLVRTCSCLPGFSLNENSRTCSPINNQACGRILIHKSAFNTGPMEGMMPWVTGGDAGMRGESPWQALLLSSSGTFHCGGVLIDKHWVLTAAHCLEHHTRFSVRLGDYERFKKEGTEVTVPVTEIIPHPNYDRLTVDNDIGLLRLATPVKYSNYILPACLPSRGLAEGVLHRNGTETIVTGWGKVNETDWRYSKALNFIKIPLVDHALCQQTMVNNVTENVLCAGALGKIQDACEGDSGGPMMVEYRKTWFLIGLVSWGEGCGHKDKLGIYTKVSNYLEWIDVVRQKYD; from the exons ATGTGGCGACCCTCGCTCAGCTTGTGTCTTCTGGTGCTGTGGTCTGTGAGGGTCTATAGCAGATCAG TCTTTTACAGTGGACCAGAGGCACATTCACTTCTGCGCTCCAAACGGGCTAATAGTATGTTCGAAGAGCTCAGACCACCATCGAAAGAACGTGAATGTATCGAAGAGATATGTGACTTTGAGGAGGCCAGAGAGATCTTCCAGACCCGAGAGGCAACG CTGGAGTTTTGGACTGTGTACACAG ATGGCGACCAGTGTGAGCCCAATCCATGCATCGAAGGAACATGCATGGACAAGTTCCAGTCCTTTGAATGCCTCTGTCATCCTGGCTATGAGGGGAGATACTGTAACCAGC CCAGCACAGCCTCTAACTGCTCTCTGCAAAACGGCGATTGTGACCATGAGTGTAATTTGAGGTCCGATGGCTTGGTCCGCACTTGTAGCTGTCTCCCAGGATTCAGCCTTAATGAAAATTCAAGAACCTGTAGTCCTATCA ATAACCAAGCCTGTGGAAGGATTTTGATCCACAAGTCCGCATTCAATACAGGGCCTATGGAAGGAATGATGCCATGGGTAACCGGGGGAGATGCGGGCATGAGGGGAGAGAGTCCCTGGCAG GCTCTTCTGCTCAGTTCCTCTGGGACATTCCACTGTGGGGGAGTTCTAATTGACAAGCACTGGGTCCTCACTGCCGCTCACTGTCTGGAACACCACACTCGCTTCAGTGTCAGATTAG GTGACTATGAGCGCTTCAAGAAGGAGGGTACAGAGGTCACTGTGCCAGTGACAGAGATTATTCCACATCCGAATTATGACCGCTTAACAGTGGACAATGACATTGGACTACTGCGTCTGGCAACACCAGTGAAATACTCCAACTACATCCTACCAGCCTGCTTGCCGAGTAGAGGGCTAGCCGAAGGGGTGCTACACCGCAATGGTACTGAAACCATCGTGACAGGCTGGGGAAAGGTAAACGAGACGGACTGGCGTTACAGTAAGGCCCTGAACTTCATCAAAATCCCACTGGTGGACCATGCCTTATGCCAGCAAACAATGGTAAACAATGTGACTGAAAACGTGCTGTGTGCTGGTGCATTGGGCAAAATACAGGACGCCTGTGAGGGGGACAGCGGTGGGCCAATGATGGTGGAGTATCGCAAGACCTGGTTTCTGATTGGTTTGGTGTCTTGGGGGGAAGGCTGTGGTCACAAAGACAAACTGGGCATCTACACTAAAGTATCTAACTACCTAGAGTGGATTGATGTAGTTCGTCAAAAATATGACTAG
- the LOC134068850 gene encoding inner ear-specific collagen-like isoform X1 encodes MMAHSSIATRMWALFGLLSLLHISSGMIFRRPELQTPPPVGSPERPLPPEDYGVGSGSYGVPFDQIPRARGHMPHGSFPMPPDAFPWPSDGDSMAMDDYPMDSSGFPMQPFDGDPMAWEGQAKQSGGYPMAMDPMPIDPMPIEPGHHTPPRWNMTNDGRAGNLTLMPDTSYCEMLLEAPVPASMSEVPWFCMCTMCKGNNMGPKGDRGDRGLPGPPGSPGRRGLTGFRGRPGFVGRQGPKGQKGDEGMKGEKGAVGFNGNKGSRGFKGDKGDHGSDGVPGAQGPQGDAGVCPASCDSIPGSPGESGLPGSVGARGLPGVAGPQGTKGLKGDPGDAGLPGVPGADGMKGDQGAKGECTCTDGADGADGVPGTSGSKGDKGAIGPPGVAGSDGERGDKGDIGMTGVPGPCTPVFKSAFTAALTSSFPPPNLPVIFAKVIYNFPGNYDPTMGVYTAPTNGTYVFSCNVEVFSKVLKVGLFLNFQPVVRTTEPTDLGTASQQVILHLTTGDMVWVQVKDTDTNGMFTSSESSSTFSGFLLYPDSCELPLFREFVHPIKGTYSWGDLVLP; translated from the exons ATGATGGCTCACAGCTCCATTGCGACA AGGATGTGGGCTTTGTTCGGACTCCTCTCTTTGCTCCACATCTCCTCAGGGATGATATTCAGACGTCCAGAACTCCAGACTCCTCCACCTGTTGGCTCCCCAGAACGACCCCTTCCTCCAGAAGATTACGGAGTGGGCTCAGGATCATACGGCGTTCCATTTGACCAAATCCCAAGGGCACGGGGACATATGCCACACGGTAGCTTTCCTATGCCACCCGATGCCTTCCCATGGCCATCTGACGGTGATTCCATGGCCATGGATGACTACCCGATGGATTCTAGTGGCTTCCccatgcaaccatttgatggtGACCCAATGGCATGGGAAGGCCAAGCCAAGCAGTCGGGTGGCTACCCCATGGCAATGGACCCAATGCCAATAGACCCCATGCCAATCGAGCCTGGCCACCACACTCCACCGAGGTGGAACATGACCAACGACGGCCGAGCAGGTAACCTGACGTTGATGCCAGACACGTCCTACTGTGAGATGCTCCTGGAGGCGCCGGTGCCTGCGTCTATGAGCGAGGTCCCCTGGTTCTGCATGTGCACGATGTGCAAGGGCAACAACATGGGCCCCAAAGGCGACAGGGGCGACAGGGGTCTACCAG GGCCACCTGGAAGTCCGGGGAGAAGAGGCTTGACTGGGTTCAGAGGTCGACCAGGATTTGTTGGTCGTCAGGGACCAAAAG GTCAGAAAGGAGATGAGGgcatgaaaggagagaagggagcTGTGGGGTTCAATGGCAACAAAGGATCTCGAGGCTTCAAGG GTGATAAGGGCGACCATGGGTCAGATGGTGTTCCAGGTGCACAAGGGCCTCAGGGTGACGCAGGCGTCTGTCCGGCGAGTTGCGATTCCATCCCGGGCTCACCGGGAGAGTCGGGACTTCCTGGCAGCGTCGGGGCGAGGGGTCTTCCTGGGGTGGCGGGCCCACAGGGTACGAAAGGACTGAAGGGGGACCCGGGTGACGCGGGGCTGCCAGGTGTCCCCGGGGCTGATGGGATGAAGGGAGACCAGGGGGCGAAGGGTGAGTGCACCTGCACCGACGGGGcagatggagctgatggagtgCCTGGTACGTCCGGGTCCAAGGGTGACAAGGGTGCGATAGGTCCTCCAGGGGTCGCGGGGAGTGACGGTGAGAGGGGGGATAAGGGCGACATTGGCATGACCGGAGTGCCCGGTCCGTGCACGCCAGTCTTCAAATCAGCTTTCACAGCCGCTCTGACCAGTAGCTTCCCACCACCCAACCTGCCTGTGATCTTCGCCAAGGTCATCTACAACTTCCCCGGGAATTACGACCCCACGATGGGCGTCTACACAGCTCCCACCAATGGCACCTACGTCTTCAGCTGCAACGTGGAGGTCTTTAGCAAAGTGTTGAAGGTCGGCCTCTTCCTTAACTTCCAGCCCGTTGTGAGGACCACCGAACCCACTGACCTGGGCACTGCCTCTCAGCAGGTAATACTACACCTGACTACTGGAGACATGGTGTGGGTGCAAGTCAAGGACACAGACACCAACGGCATGTTCACCAGCTCAGAAAGTAGCAGCACCTTCTCCGGGTTCCTGCTCTACCCCGACTCCTGCGAGCTGCCACTGTTCAGAGAGTTTGTGCATCCAATCAAAGGGACCTACTCGTGGGGAGATTTGGTCCTCCCATGA
- the LOC134068850 gene encoding inner ear-specific collagen-like isoform X2 → MWALFGLLSLLHISSGMIFRRPELQTPPPVGSPERPLPPEDYGVGSGSYGVPFDQIPRARGHMPHGSFPMPPDAFPWPSDGDSMAMDDYPMDSSGFPMQPFDGDPMAWEGQAKQSGGYPMAMDPMPIDPMPIEPGHHTPPRWNMTNDGRAGNLTLMPDTSYCEMLLEAPVPASMSEVPWFCMCTMCKGNNMGPKGDRGDRGLPGPPGSPGRRGLTGFRGRPGFVGRQGPKGQKGDEGMKGEKGAVGFNGNKGSRGFKGDKGDHGSDGVPGAQGPQGDAGVCPASCDSIPGSPGESGLPGSVGARGLPGVAGPQGTKGLKGDPGDAGLPGVPGADGMKGDQGAKGECTCTDGADGADGVPGTSGSKGDKGAIGPPGVAGSDGERGDKGDIGMTGVPGPCTPVFKSAFTAALTSSFPPPNLPVIFAKVIYNFPGNYDPTMGVYTAPTNGTYVFSCNVEVFSKVLKVGLFLNFQPVVRTTEPTDLGTASQQVILHLTTGDMVWVQVKDTDTNGMFTSSESSSTFSGFLLYPDSCELPLFREFVHPIKGTYSWGDLVLP, encoded by the exons ATGTGGGCTTTGTTCGGACTCCTCTCTTTGCTCCACATCTCCTCAGGGATGATATTCAGACGTCCAGAACTCCAGACTCCTCCACCTGTTGGCTCCCCAGAACGACCCCTTCCTCCAGAAGATTACGGAGTGGGCTCAGGATCATACGGCGTTCCATTTGACCAAATCCCAAGGGCACGGGGACATATGCCACACGGTAGCTTTCCTATGCCACCCGATGCCTTCCCATGGCCATCTGACGGTGATTCCATGGCCATGGATGACTACCCGATGGATTCTAGTGGCTTCCccatgcaaccatttgatggtGACCCAATGGCATGGGAAGGCCAAGCCAAGCAGTCGGGTGGCTACCCCATGGCAATGGACCCAATGCCAATAGACCCCATGCCAATCGAGCCTGGCCACCACACTCCACCGAGGTGGAACATGACCAACGACGGCCGAGCAGGTAACCTGACGTTGATGCCAGACACGTCCTACTGTGAGATGCTCCTGGAGGCGCCGGTGCCTGCGTCTATGAGCGAGGTCCCCTGGTTCTGCATGTGCACGATGTGCAAGGGCAACAACATGGGCCCCAAAGGCGACAGGGGCGACAGGGGTCTACCAG GGCCACCTGGAAGTCCGGGGAGAAGAGGCTTGACTGGGTTCAGAGGTCGACCAGGATTTGTTGGTCGTCAGGGACCAAAAG GTCAGAAAGGAGATGAGGgcatgaaaggagagaagggagcTGTGGGGTTCAATGGCAACAAAGGATCTCGAGGCTTCAAGG GTGATAAGGGCGACCATGGGTCAGATGGTGTTCCAGGTGCACAAGGGCCTCAGGGTGACGCAGGCGTCTGTCCGGCGAGTTGCGATTCCATCCCGGGCTCACCGGGAGAGTCGGGACTTCCTGGCAGCGTCGGGGCGAGGGGTCTTCCTGGGGTGGCGGGCCCACAGGGTACGAAAGGACTGAAGGGGGACCCGGGTGACGCGGGGCTGCCAGGTGTCCCCGGGGCTGATGGGATGAAGGGAGACCAGGGGGCGAAGGGTGAGTGCACCTGCACCGACGGGGcagatggagctgatggagtgCCTGGTACGTCCGGGTCCAAGGGTGACAAGGGTGCGATAGGTCCTCCAGGGGTCGCGGGGAGTGACGGTGAGAGGGGGGATAAGGGCGACATTGGCATGACCGGAGTGCCCGGTCCGTGCACGCCAGTCTTCAAATCAGCTTTCACAGCCGCTCTGACCAGTAGCTTCCCACCACCCAACCTGCCTGTGATCTTCGCCAAGGTCATCTACAACTTCCCCGGGAATTACGACCCCACGATGGGCGTCTACACAGCTCCCACCAATGGCACCTACGTCTTCAGCTGCAACGTGGAGGTCTTTAGCAAAGTGTTGAAGGTCGGCCTCTTCCTTAACTTCCAGCCCGTTGTGAGGACCACCGAACCCACTGACCTGGGCACTGCCTCTCAGCAGGTAATACTACACCTGACTACTGGAGACATGGTGTGGGTGCAAGTCAAGGACACAGACACCAACGGCATGTTCACCAGCTCAGAAAGTAGCAGCACCTTCTCCGGGTTCCTGCTCTACCCCGACTCCTGCGAGCTGCCACTGTTCAGAGAGTTTGTGCATCCAATCAAAGGGACCTACTCGTGGGGAGATTTGGTCCTCCCATGA
- the saga gene encoding S-arrestin a — protein sequence MSHRHVIFKKMSKDKSVGVYMGKRDFVDRVDSIDVVDGVILVDPEVLQGKKVFVTLSCAFRYGRDDMDVMGIAFRRDIFISTRQVYPALQDKEQTILTKVQDRILKKLGDNAYPFFFEFPDNLPCSVGLQPAPKDVGKHCAVEFEVKAFSAENQDAKVKKRSTVSLAIRKVQYAPEDDGPAPSVSTTKDFLMSEKPLHLEASLDKPSYYHGQPIKVHVKINNTSNKNVRNVIISVDQIATVVLYSNDNYVRAVAIEDSGDSVNAGGSLDKVYTLLPLLAHNRERRGIALDGKLKHEDTNLASSSYFKPGVLKEVLGILVSYRIMVKLIVGGMMGSSEVGVELPFRLMHPKPDAVKDSEAEEEMVFEEFKRAYLKGMVEDDEQPNVEEEAS from the exons ATGAGCCACAGGCATGTCATCTTCAAGAAGATGTCCAAGGACAAGTCG GTTGGCGTGTATATGGGGAAGAGGGACTTTGTTGATCGCGTTGACTCCATAGATGTTGTGG ATGGTGTTATTCTGGTTGATCCAGAGGTGCTGCAGGGAAAGAAAG TGTTCGTCACTCTGTCCTGCGCTTTCCGCTATGGCCGGGATGACATGGATGTGATGGGGATAGCGTTCCGCCGGGACATCTTCATATCCACACGCCAGGTGTACCCGGCCCTGCAGGACAAGGAGCAGACGATATTGACCAAGGTGCAGGACAGGATCCTAAAGAAACTTGGGGATAACGCCTACCCCTTCTTCTTTGAG ttcCCTGATAATCTACCCTGCTCAGTTGGATTGCAGCCTGCTCCAAAAGATGTTGGGAAG CACTGCGCTGTAGAGTTTGAGGTGAAAGCCTTCAGTGCCGAGAATCAGGATGCCAAAGTCAAGAAAAG GAGcacagtttctctggctatccGTAAGGTCCAGTACGCCCCTGAGGATGACGGTCCAGCACCCTCGGTGTCCACCACCAAGGACTTTCTCATGTCGGAAAAACCTCTTCACCTGGAGGCCAGCCTGGACAAACCG TCATACTATCATGGGCAGCCAATAAAAGTCCATGTGAAAATCAACAATACCTCCAATAAAAATGTGAGGAATGTTATTATTTCAG TGGACCAGATTGCCACTGTGGTACTTTACTCCAATGACAACTATGTGAGGGCAGTTGCTATTGAGGACAGTGG GGACTCAGTGAATGCTGGTGGCAGCCTGGACAAGGTCTACACCCTGCTCCCTCTGCTGGCCCACAACCGCGAGCGGCGGGGCATCGCGCTGGACGGCAAACTGAAGCACGAGGACACCAACCTGGCCTCCTCCAGCTA TTTTAAACCGGGGGTGCTGAAAGAGGTGCTGGGCATTCTGGTGTCCTATCGAATTATGGTAAAGCTCATCGTTGGAGG GATGATGGGGTCAAG CGAGGTTGGGGTAGAGCTTCCATTTCGGTTGATGCATCCAAAACctgatgcag TGAAAGATAG cgaggcggaggaggagatggtgttTGAGGAGTTCAAACGCGCCTATCTGAAGGGCATGGTTGAGGACGATGAGCAGCCcaatgtggaggaggaggcgtccTAG